From Ammospiza caudacuta isolate bAmmCau1 chromosome 15, bAmmCau1.pri, whole genome shotgun sequence, a single genomic window includes:
- the CCM2L gene encoding cerebral cavernous malformations 2 protein-like yields the protein MDSEAKKGKKGFVSPIKRLVFPKAARRAALRSSVYRRPLHSVPLYPPDYLIDPQILLHDYVEKEVKFLGHLTWVTSSLNPSSRDEVLQLLDTARQLKELPLQTTPEQDSILSLSARCLLLTWRDNEELILRIPTHEIAAASYLRDDALHLLILKTGLGVDPVPAGAHPEAAPAGLPEAFPAEKRAGGSWPEGRLGGAMERRHTICSLDWRAARGGQEARQGGSLERRRGGSWERRQRGRPSGSWERRQPCGGSWERRRAGTAGGSWERGTGFGSWERRHAGSNPLDPQEPCPDAYSNLIILAVPNRDAGEESCALICQVFQIIYGDQSIECVDRAGYHYTSTPTRPWLSSRSESCRTDGTYGYDADYSCCSSFNGSHETFEAYYSGTSSPSFHRSHHSLATACSGSDQSGAGLEQLQDYMVTLRNKLSPQEIQQFAILLREYRLGTPVQEYCTELLRLYGDRRKFLLLGMRPFIPDQDIGYFETFLESIGIREGGILTDSFGRIKRSMSNTSASAVRSYDSWSLRSESESFNRIITDITHDIEALARDEEEEEEEEEEDNYL from the exons ATGGACAGCGAGGCCAAGAAGGGGAAGAAG GGTTTCGTGTCGCCCATCAAGCGGCTGGTTTTCCCCAAGGCGGCGCGGAGGGCAGCGCTCCGCAGCAGCGTCTACCGGCGCCCGCTGCACTCCGTGCCCCTCTACCCCCCCGACTACCTGATCGACCCCCAGATCCTGCTGCACGACTACGTGGAGAAGGAGGTGAAG TTTTTAGGTCATCTGACATGGGTGACATCGTCGCTGAACCCCTCCAGCCGGGatgaggtgctgcagctgctggacaCGGCCAGG cagctgaaggagctgccgCTGCAGACCACGCCGGAGCAGGACAGCATCCTCAGCCTCTCGGCGCGCtgcctgctgctcacctggcgCGACAACGAGGAGCTCATCCTGCGGATCCCCACACACGAGATCGCAGCCGCCTCCTACCTGCGCGACGATGCCCTGCACCTCCTCATCCTCAAAACCG GCCTGGGAGTGGACCCGGTCCCCGCCGGGGCGCACCCCGAGGCGGCCCCGGCCGGTTTGCCCGAGGCGTTTCCCGCAGAGAAGCGAGCGGGGGGCTCGTGGCCGGAGGGGCGGCTCGGGGGCGCGATGGAGCGGCGGCACACGATCTGCAGCCTGGACtggcgggcggcgcggggcgggcagGAGGCCCGGCAGGGCGGCAGCCtggagcggcggcggggcggcagctgggagcggcggcagcgcgggCGGCCCTCGGGCAGCTGGGAGCGGCGGCAGCCGTGCGGCGGCAGCTGGGAGCGGCGGCGGGCCGGCACCGCCGGCGGCAGCTGGGAGCGCGGCACCGGCTTCGGCAGCTGGGAGCGGCGGCACGCCGGCAGCAACCCCCTGGACCCCCAGGAGCCCTGCCCGGACGCTTACTCCAACCTCATCATCCTCGCCGTGCCCAACAGG GATGCTGGGGAGGAGTCCTGTGCCCTCATCTGCCAGGTGTTCCAGATCATCTACGGCGACCAGAGCATCGAGTGCGTGGACAGAGCCGGGTACCACTACACCTCCACGCCCACACGGCCCTGGCTCTCCAGCAGGA gCGAGAGCTGCCGCACAGATGGGACATATGGCTACGATGCTGActacagctgctgcagctcctt CAATGGCTCCCACGAGACCTTTGAGGCGTACTACAGCGGCACCTCCTCGCCCTCCTTCCACCGCTCCCACCACAGCCTGGCCACTGCCTGCAGTGGCAGTGACCAGAGTGgcgcagggctggagcagctgcaggactATATGGTGACG CTGCGCAACAAGCTGTCACCACAGGAGATCCAGCAGTTTGCCATCCTGCTCCGTGAGTACCGGCTGGGCACGCCGGTGCAGGAATACTGCACGGAGCTCCTGCGCCTCTACGGGGACCGCAGGAAGTTCCTCCTCCTGG GAATGAGGCCCTTCATCCCTGACCAAGACATCGGGTACTTTGAGACCTTCCTGGAGAGCATCGGGATCCGGGAGGGCGGGATCCTCACCGACAGCTTCGGCCGCATCAAGCGTAGCATGAGCAACACGTCGGCGTCGGCCGTGCGCAGCTACGACAGCTGGTCCCTGCGCTCCGAGAGCGAGTCCTTCAACCGCATCATCACCGACATCACCCACGACATCGAGGCGCTGGCAcgggatgaggaggaggaggaggaggaggaggaagaggacaACTACCTGTGA